TTGATCGGTTCAATGGGGAATCACCGTTTACTCATCTATGGTCGCTCTCCATTGAAGGGCAATATTACTTACTATGGCCGTTAATTGTCATTGGACTGATGCTAATTTTTAAAAAGCGTGCCCATATTTTCTGGCTCATGATGGGAGCCGCTTTAATTTCAGCATTAGCGATGGCGCTCTTATATGATCCAGCTAATACGAACCGGGTCTATTACGGGACTGATACGCGGATGTTTGCGATTTTGATTGGCTCTGGGTTGGCGTTCGTTTGGCCGTCACGAGAATTACCTCAGAATGTTGCACTTAGCAATCGCATCACGTTGGATGTTCTCGGCGGTGGCTCGCTATTGGCTTTGATTGTGATGTTCTTCAACTTGTCCGGACAATCAGCCTTTACTTACCGTGGAGGCATGTTACTTTTTACGGTCCTATCCGGTGTATTGGTTGCGACCGTGGCTCATCCGGCGAGTCACATGAACCGCGTATTAACTAACCCTGTATTTACTTATATTGGTCAACGGAGTTATGGGATCTATTTGTATCAATTTCCAGTCATGATTTTTTATGAGTCTAAAGTTAAAAGTATTGGCAACCACCCCTTGTGGCATAGTTTAGTAGAAGTCGCCTTGATCTTGTTAGTTACGGAATTAAGTTATCGTTTCATTGAGAATCCAATGCGGCATTATAATTATAGTCAGATTTTTACCAACTTGTTTAAGAAACCAGCCTTTAATCGCGTCACGGGTACAATTGCCAGCTTAGCGGCAATCTTCTTTGTGATTACGGCAGTTGGCTTTGTGCAACAACCCGGTAAAGCATCAAGTGTCCAAAAAACGGCGCTACAAAAGACCATTACGGCTAACTCTAAGTCGGTTAAAGCGAAAAATGCAGCGGCCTTGAAACGCCAAAAAGCCGCTGCAGCCAAGGCGTCTTCGCAATCTAAACAATTAGCGGCTGATAAGTTGAAGACTAAGCAGGCTTATGAAAAATTATCTGAGTCACAGAAAAAAGTCGCTTCAGATTATGATTTGAAACCACAGGTTGTGCTAGCGATGAATGCGACGGATTTAACTGCAGTTGGAGATTCAGTCTTGTTAGACGTTTCGCCGGACTTACAACAAGTTATTCCGGGGACCATCGTTCAAGGTAAGGTTGGTCGTCAAGTTGCGGATGTTCCTGGTATTGTTGCAGCTTTAAAGGCGCAAGGACAGCTGGCTCGTAATGTGTTAGTTAACATTGGAACGAATGGGGCAATCACGTCAGCGCAAGCGGAACAGGTCGTTAATACGATTGGTGCTGATCATCAGATCTTTTGGGTGACTGCGCATGTGCCAACTCAAAGTTGGCAAAACCAAGTCAATAATCAGATTGCCAAAACCGCTCAGCAACATGCTAATGTGCATGTGATTGATTGGTATCAAGCGGCATTGAACCAATCCAGTTGGTTCGGGAGTGATAACGTGCACCCTAACCCAACTGGTAATCGGCATTTAACTGCTTTGATTGCAAATCGGATTGCTGAAGTGAATAAAAATTAAATGAGACACAAAAGCAGTTTTAAGTCACCGTGTTAAGCGGCACTTAAAACTGCTTTTTTGCTGGCCTAGTGTAAGGTTTGTTGTGCGCTAATCTTTTGCAATCGGTGCGCATGGATGCGATAAAAACCGGTGCGAATAGTTTGATGATAACTTTTTTTGATACCGCGGGTAAAACTTTTATCATATTTAGGAATGGCAACGTAATCGTATTTACTGAGATTTTGTTTGAAAGCAACGTGTGATTTGCTAAAAACGGCTTGCCCAGTCGCATTGCTCGTGAAAAAGTAGTAATTTGCTAAGTAACCAGCGTAATAGGTTGTGACTTCAACTTTTTGTGGATCAACAATTAACAGTTTAGTTGTATTCAAATGGGTCCATGGTTGTGCAATTTTAGTTAATTTGACCGGCAGCGTACGGCGATTGTAGTGGTTCGTAAAATTAGTACCGTTGATTTCGGAATACATCATGATAACCGCAAAAAACAGCATTAAAAAAGTTGTTAACTGATAAGTGGTTTTGGTGATGATGGAGCGAAAGGCTTCCGGACTGCGATGCGCAAAGTTTTGTTCATAGAGGGTTTCGTCCATTACGCGCACCAACCAAATGGCCCCAATGAGCAGATTCAAGACAACGACGGTTGACATGTAGCGCTCGAAGCCGTCCAGGGTGATTGCTTCAGCATAGGGCATCGAGAAGACGTACATGCCAAGTAAGCTAAAGTAATACAATAAACTAATTAAATCTAACCAACCTAAGTGTTTGAACAGGTTATTAGGATGATGACAGCCGTACTTGATAATGGCCCAAGCCCCAATTAAGAGTAGATTCAAACCGAGTAAGCCCTGAGTGGATAAGGACCCAAAAGTAAAGATTTGATGGAGGAATTGTTGGCTAATCTTTAAAAATCCTTGCCAACCATCTTGGGATAATTGACTTTGATAGGCCTGTGCACTAATTTCGTGTTTGGAATTAGTAAAAGTGAGATGCACATGGATTTCCCACCAGATAAAAGGTAAGGCGGCAACTAAGAGGGTTCCTAAAAAGGTAGCGCTAAGTTTTAGTGTTCGTTTGAACCACGGTCCAGTGGCTGTTTGGGTGAGCAAGGTGTATAAATAGTACCCGACAATCAGCGCGACAAAGAACGCAGCGGAGTTTTTAACGAGTAGAAGACTGCCACTAAACAAGGCAACATGGGCAGCCTGTATCCGCGGACGGTGGCGATAAACAAAAATCCCCACTAAAGCCGCCATGGTGAGAATCGCTAAGACGTAATCGACAAGTAGATTATTTAGGCGAATGTTGATATTAAAAACGTATGAGATGGCAAT
This region of Lactobacillus sp. CBA3605 genomic DNA includes:
- a CDS encoding acyltransferase family protein codes for the protein MNENFQGVNMSRTMGKMNQHRMHPRRYITGFDGIRTIAVLGVIIYHLMPASLQGGYLGVPIFFVVSGYLITDILLQEWTSKGSIGLWQFYGRRLRRLYPALVTMLLATTTYITLFQRSLLTNIRATVMTNLLYVYNWFEIGHGQSYFDRFNGESPFTHLWSLSIEGQYYLLWPLIVIGLMLIFKKRAHIFWLMMGAALISALAMALLYDPANTNRVYYGTDTRMFAILIGSGLAFVWPSRELPQNVALSNRITLDVLGGGSLLALIVMFFNLSGQSAFTYRGGMLLFTVLSGVLVATVAHPASHMNRVLTNPVFTYIGQRSYGIYLYQFPVMIFYESKVKSIGNHPLWHSLVEVALILLVTELSYRFIENPMRHYNYSQIFTNLFKKPAFNRVTGTIASLAAIFFVITAVGFVQQPGKASSVQKTALQKTITANSKSVKAKNAAALKRQKAAAAKASSQSKQLAADKLKTKQAYEKLSESQKKVASDYDLKPQVVLAMNATDLTAVGDSVLLDVSPDLQQVIPGTIVQGKVGRQVADVPGIVAALKAQGQLARNVLVNIGTNGAITSAQAEQVVNTIGADHQIFWVTAHVPTQSWQNQVNNQIAKTAQQHANVHVIDWYQAALNQSSWFGSDNVHPNPTGNRHLTALIANRIAEVNKN
- a CDS encoding ABC transporter permease, coding for MALIGFIFFSLALIGYSSAMRWCHVNPYLTWITGILVQIMLLFGFAMLGWLRLGIWLVTGLGVILLILRLSLGYFGKLAFKYEGWHLFDGWMIILGLAMASVLIHSPLIHYDNFSHWATMVKFLTYTGRLPGTHDAIISFTSYPPATALFITQFVTFVGFSAGTMLVAQFGLIWAASYTIFATLRDRTRGLNSMLLCLAIAISYVFNINIRLNNLLVDYVLAILTMAALVGIFVYRHRPRIQAAHVALFSGSLLLVKNSAAFFVALIVGYYLYTLLTQTATGPWFKRTLKLSATFLGTLLVAALPFIWWEIHVHLTFTNSKHEISAQAYQSQLSQDGWQGFLKISQQFLHQIFTFGSLSTQGLLGLNLLLIGAWAIIKYGCHHPNNLFKHLGWLDLISLLYYFSLLGMYVFSMPYAEAITLDGFERYMSTVVVLNLLIGAIWLVRVMDETLYEQNFAHRSPEAFRSIITKTTYQLTTFLMLFFAVIMMYSEINGTNFTNHYNRRTLPVKLTKIAQPWTHLNTTKLLIVDPQKVEVTTYYAGYLANYYFFTSNATGQAVFSKSHVAFKQNLSKYDYVAIPKYDKSFTRGIKKSYHQTIRTGFYRIHAHRLQKISAQQTLH